In Streptomyces sp. NBC_00448, the following are encoded in one genomic region:
- a CDS encoding GTP-binding protein produces MTGLSGETARSDDDSAAEPLGFDYLPSTITRSAKLLVTGPFGVGKTTLVGTVAPLVLRMDEPMTEASVGVDDLRGTPEKTTTTVAMDFGRLHLNESLVLYLFGTPGQVRFKPLWEGLADGALGALVLVDTRDLDRCHDVLDLLEEYDTPYAVAINRFDDGMEYPLDEVRQALDLDDATPLTTCDARDRQSCLGALITLVEFLSTRQLEPRP; encoded by the coding sequence ATGACGGGCCTGTCCGGCGAGACCGCCCGTTCCGACGACGACTCCGCCGCCGAGCCGCTCGGCTTCGACTACCTCCCCTCCACCATCACCCGCTCGGCGAAGCTGCTGGTCACCGGGCCGTTCGGGGTCGGCAAGACCACCTTGGTGGGCACCGTCGCGCCGCTCGTGCTGCGGATGGACGAGCCCATGACCGAGGCGAGCGTCGGCGTCGACGACCTGCGCGGCACCCCGGAGAAGACCACCACCACCGTGGCCATGGACTTCGGCCGGCTGCACCTCAACGAGAGCCTGGTGCTCTACCTGTTCGGCACCCCCGGCCAGGTGCGGTTCAAGCCGCTGTGGGAGGGGCTGGCCGACGGCGCGCTCGGCGCGCTGGTGCTGGTCGACACCCGGGACCTGGACCGCTGCCACGACGTCCTGGACCTGCTGGAGGAGTACGACACCCCGTACGCCGTGGCGATAAACCGCTTCGACGACGGGATGGAGTACCCGCTGGACGAGGTCCGCCAGGCCCTCGACCTGGACGACGCCACCCCGCTGACCACGTGCGACGCGCGGGACCGGCAGTCGTGCCTGGGTGCCCTGATCACGCTCGTCGAATTCCTGTCCACCCGCCAACTGGAGCCCCGCCCGTGA
- a CDS encoding DUF742 domain-containing protein has product MSGPRRDPDVVRPYVRTGGRSRPSRDVRLESLVIAAPAPVQGLEPDARRVFLLCRGGVLAVAEIAAGLELPPSVVRILVSGLIDSGHLAAPVRRTRADAPSTDLLKEVLHGLRSIA; this is encoded by the coding sequence GTGAGCGGCCCGCGGCGTGACCCGGATGTGGTCCGGCCCTACGTCCGCACCGGCGGGCGCAGCCGCCCCTCCCGCGACGTACGCCTGGAGTCCCTGGTGATCGCCGCGCCCGCCCCGGTGCAAGGACTGGAGCCGGACGCCCGCCGGGTGTTCCTGCTGTGCCGCGGCGGGGTGCTGGCGGTGGCGGAGATCGCCGCCGGGCTGGAACTGCCGCCGTCGGTGGTCAGGATTCTGGTCTCCGGCCTGATCGACTCCGGCCACCTCGCGGCCCCGGTCCGCCGTACCCGCGCCGACGCGCCGTCCACCGACCTGCTGAAGGAAGTGCTGCATGGCCTCCGCTCCATCGCCTGA
- a CDS encoding cytochrome P450 family protein encodes MSQPTPLVLDPTGSDPDSEHEKLRSQGPAARVDILGVPAWAVTDPTLLKQLLTGPDVSKDARQHWPAYDHAVATWPLALWVSVHNMFTAYGGDHRRLRRLVAPAFSARRIAALGDRVEQIVSTLLDRLDEQSHDAPDAPTDLRELFAYPIPIQVISHLMGLPEEQQAGFRTVVDGVFSTTLTPDEAMANTVRLYGVLDDLIAAKRTAPGDDMTSLLIAARDEEGDGSALSETELRDTLLLMISAGYETTVNLLDQAISALLTHPDQLALVRSGDSDWSSVVEETLRLEPAVKNLPMRFAVRDIPLPDGQMIAAGEAILAAYAAANRHPDWHGDTAGQFDLTRTAPGPEHLAFGHGVHFCLGAPLARLEAVVALSAFFTRFPDARLATPAETLPRVPSLITNGHQTLPVVLRPTD; translated from the coding sequence GTGTCCCAGCCCACCCCTCTCGTCCTGGACCCCACCGGCTCCGACCCGGACTCCGAGCACGAGAAGCTACGCTCCCAGGGCCCCGCCGCCCGCGTCGACATCCTCGGTGTGCCGGCCTGGGCCGTCACCGACCCGACCCTGCTCAAGCAGCTCCTGACCGGCCCGGACGTCTCCAAGGACGCCCGGCAGCACTGGCCGGCGTACGACCACGCGGTCGCGACCTGGCCGCTGGCGCTGTGGGTGTCGGTGCACAACATGTTCACCGCGTACGGCGGTGACCACCGCAGGCTGCGCCGGCTGGTGGCACCCGCGTTCAGCGCCCGCCGGATAGCCGCGCTCGGCGACCGGGTCGAGCAGATCGTCAGCACGCTGCTGGACCGGCTCGACGAGCAGTCCCACGACGCCCCCGACGCCCCCACCGACCTGCGCGAACTGTTCGCCTACCCGATACCGATCCAGGTGATCAGCCATCTGATGGGCCTGCCCGAGGAGCAGCAGGCAGGCTTCCGTACCGTGGTGGACGGGGTCTTCTCCACCACCCTCACCCCCGACGAGGCGATGGCCAACACCGTGCGCCTGTACGGGGTGTTGGACGACCTGATCGCCGCCAAGCGGACCGCGCCCGGGGACGACATGACCTCCCTGCTGATCGCCGCGCGCGACGAGGAGGGCGACGGCTCGGCGCTGTCCGAGACCGAACTGCGCGACACGCTGCTGCTGATGATCAGCGCCGGCTACGAGACCACGGTCAACCTCCTCGACCAGGCGATCTCCGCGCTGCTGACCCACCCCGACCAGCTGGCGCTGGTCCGGTCCGGGGACTCGGACTGGTCGTCGGTGGTGGAGGAGACGCTGCGGCTGGAACCGGCGGTGAAGAACCTGCCGATGCGCTTCGCGGTGCGCGACATCCCGCTGCCCGACGGGCAGATGATCGCCGCGGGCGAGGCGATCCTCGCCGCGTACGCCGCCGCGAACCGGCACCCCGACTGGCACGGGGACACGGCCGGGCAGTTCGACCTCACCCGTACCGCGCCCGGCCCGGAGCACCTCGCGTTCGGCCACGGCGTGCACTTCTGCCTGGGCGCCCCGCTGGCCCGGCTGGAGGCGGTGGTCGCGCTGAGCGCGTTCTTCACCCGCTTCCCCGACGCCCGCCTGGCGACCCCCGCCGAAACCCTCCCCCGGGTGCCCTCCCTGATCACCAACGGCCACCAGACCCTCCCGGTGGTCCTCCGCCCCACCGACTGA
- a CDS encoding aromatic amino acid ammonia-lyase, with amino-acid sequence MGTAPESSSHRGNDASSAPQRAQAAGAVLDGFGLDADGVALLADGVAGPVVPPEAYARAERSWRTAQRLAASGRIYGRDTGVGANRMVFLSDEDKDEQDLRLLRSHAGGVGALLPAREVRAMLAVRANQVLAGGSGLQPALVHAMVEALRLHVHPAVNEYGAVGTGDLTALAQTGLTLIGERPWLADPVGALGPELDPIAAEARGAEVLGAETVRDGGVRHGEAGPGAVPAGPVPAGPASPGAVPPGPVSPGANSTEPGPVGVHADPHPDGGPVAPLHTSATAPGPAPVTLQRGDGLALMSSNALALGQAALVCHDIDVLLRASHAIAALSLAAVGGSLEAYAAPVHALRPYAGTLHAAAEVRRLLGQPERPQAPGRRIQDPYGFRAFPQVHGPALEAVGALRRVLGVEINCPSENPLITEDGGPDGGPAVYHHGGFFAAPLGLALDQLSLAVLQTARLSTARLGHLGDPDITGLRPFLADGPAASSGIMILEYSANSALAELRASASSPASAGHTVISRGLEEAASFASQAARQALRAAGAYRLVLACELVAAVRALRIQPADLLDPGAPVHAVLTSPALPAGPGDRPLTPDVTAATLLLPALATL; translated from the coding sequence ATGGGAACAGCCCCTGAGTCGTCGTCGCACCGCGGCAACGACGCTTCCTCCGCACCCCAGCGGGCGCAGGCGGCCGGCGCGGTCCTCGACGGCTTCGGCCTCGACGCCGACGGCGTCGCACTGCTCGCCGACGGCGTGGCCGGACCCGTCGTCCCGCCCGAGGCGTACGCACGCGCCGAACGCTCCTGGCGCACCGCCCAGCGGCTCGCCGCCTCCGGCCGGATCTACGGCCGCGACACCGGCGTCGGCGCCAACCGGATGGTCTTCCTCAGCGACGAGGACAAGGACGAGCAGGACCTGCGGCTGCTGCGCAGCCACGCCGGCGGGGTCGGCGCGCTGCTGCCCGCCCGCGAGGTCCGCGCGATGCTGGCGGTCCGCGCCAACCAGGTGCTGGCCGGCGGCTCCGGCCTCCAGCCCGCACTCGTCCACGCGATGGTCGAGGCGCTGCGGCTGCATGTGCACCCGGCCGTCAACGAGTACGGGGCGGTCGGCACCGGCGATCTGACGGCGCTCGCGCAGACCGGGCTGACGCTGATCGGTGAGCGGCCCTGGCTGGCGGACCCGGTGGGGGCGCTGGGGCCGGAACTCGACCCGATCGCTGCGGAGGCGCGGGGCGCGGAGGTGCTGGGCGCGGAAACGGTACGGGACGGCGGGGTGCGGCACGGCGAGGCGGGGCCGGGCGCCGTACCGGCCGGTCCCGTGCCGGCCGGTCCCGCGTCGCCCGGAGCCGTACCGCCCGGTCCCGTATCGCCCGGCGCGAACTCCACCGAGCCGGGGCCGGTGGGCGTCCACGCCGACCCGCACCCCGACGGCGGACCGGTCGCGCCGCTGCACACCAGCGCCACCGCGCCCGGACCCGCGCCTGTCACCCTCCAGCGCGGCGACGGGCTCGCCCTGATGAGCAGCAACGCCCTCGCGCTCGGCCAGGCCGCGCTGGTCTGCCACGACATCGACGTCCTGCTGCGGGCCTCGCACGCCATCGCCGCCCTCTCGCTGGCCGCGGTCGGTGGTTCCCTGGAGGCGTACGCCGCTCCGGTGCACGCCCTGCGCCCGTACGCCGGCACCCTGCACGCCGCCGCCGAGGTGCGCAGGCTGCTCGGGCAGCCGGAACGCCCGCAGGCGCCCGGCCGGCGCATCCAGGACCCGTACGGCTTCCGGGCGTTCCCGCAGGTGCACGGGCCGGCGCTGGAAGCGGTCGGCGCGCTGCGCCGGGTGCTCGGCGTCGAGATCAACTGCCCTTCGGAGAACCCGCTGATCACCGAGGACGGCGGGCCGGACGGCGGTCCCGCGGTCTACCACCACGGCGGGTTCTTCGCCGCGCCGCTCGGCCTCGCGCTCGACCAGCTCTCGCTGGCCGTGCTGCAGACCGCCCGGCTGTCCACCGCCCGCCTCGGGCACCTCGGCGACCCCGACATCACCGGGCTGCGGCCCTTCCTCGCGGACGGGCCCGCGGCCAGCTCCGGGATCATGATCCTCGAGTACAGCGCGAACTCCGCGCTCGCGGAGCTGCGGGCCTCCGCCTCGTCGCCCGCGTCCGCCGGGCACACCGTCATCTCCCGCGGTCTCGAAGAGGCGGCGAGCTTCGCCTCCCAGGCGGCACGGCAGGCGCTCCGAGCCGCGGGCGCCTACCGGCTCGTGCTCGCCTGCGAACTCGTCGCGGCGGTAAGGGCGTTGCGTATCCAGCCCGCGGACCTTCTCGACCCGGGCGCACCCGTGCACGCGGTCCTGACCTCGCCCGCGCTCCCGGCCGGCCCGGGGGACCGCCCGCTCACCCCCGACGTGACCGCCGCGACCCTCCTCCTCCCCGCCCTCGCCACCCTCTGA
- a CDS encoding ATP-binding protein, which translates to MSANGAIGPEREHPVPEVPHDGDRPPRTSALARFADRRPFRRKLDVLLGVPLVVIALLLGYVISGLVGQARDAGSAAQLVRSSRQVATLVDRVESEHQQALLLSVRYESATTGGRPSLTAYRDAQDAVDRQVAAVRRAFGSRLPAAEEQVLKEIDGLSSLRSTVEQSYLPADNIDPAYTSAMDDLIDGLDLDTSTNLSTTRTGSLLDSLLRAEAAHSSFETSVFSAQTGDANALIEFVHAVGDEQVYTTEAARFDRYATSRQSAELAGIEQGTAWNTISQQYAGLQVDPSSLVANGPAAIRAAFTSALQAYPQYQQQAESRLRVTSSLIGQIADRADRASDNAWWRAAWLLAGALVAFVLWLALSVAIRRSVIRPVQALTGAAAEVAEVAGRELARVADDDAVDASPPRLREMPVTARDEIGDLAAAFNRVQTTAAALLERQVLSRRNTAEMFGNVGRRVSNLTARQLSLIDAVERGETDPALLDRLYRIDHLAVRLQRNADSLMLLAGIRETGMEAGPTPLTNVVRASLGQIEGYQRVSLSAETEVTVAPDIIADLTLMLAELLENAVAFSPARSPVEVTVSARSEGALIEVTDHGLGMSAARLAEENARLVRRERLDLVPTKVLGLFVVGSLARRWGVRVTLTRTQGGGVTAQVAIPSALLLMMSPFAEPRKRPDTGNGAGGVAGTEGRAGRRSYEGGPAELERGDLAERGERAGRGPRHAARVPESGPARPHPEPGSDTEAGGGARHAAPNRPDAPAPLPRRVPQRNAAISSAAVPSAPAAPVRRLGPGQGTAPTGNGTGNGNGTAPGGAATGARTVNGAASGPGSAGASTAPGTPAAPGTPAHGSTSPGGLRRRVKGATLATTLGAAAPAAPAAAGPAVPSPPDPHRPAADAEQVRSELDEFEAAVERAHRDTAAADTGQSRTTLDTGFPEGAEE; encoded by the coding sequence GTGTCCGCGAACGGAGCGATCGGACCGGAACGAGAGCATCCGGTACCGGAAGTCCCGCACGATGGCGACCGTCCGCCCCGAACATCCGCACTCGCCCGCTTCGCCGACCGCCGGCCCTTCCGGCGCAAGCTCGACGTGCTGCTCGGCGTCCCCCTCGTCGTGATCGCCCTGCTGCTCGGCTATGTGATCTCCGGGCTGGTCGGCCAGGCCAGGGACGCGGGCTCCGCCGCCCAGCTGGTCCGCAGCAGCCGCCAGGTCGCGACCCTGGTCGACCGGGTCGAGTCCGAGCACCAGCAGGCGCTGCTGCTGTCGGTGCGCTACGAGTCGGCCACCACCGGCGGCCGGCCGTCGCTGACCGCCTACCGCGACGCGCAGGACGCGGTGGACCGGCAGGTCGCCGCGGTCCGCCGCGCCTTCGGCTCGCGGCTGCCGGCCGCCGAGGAGCAGGTGCTCAAGGAGATCGACGGCCTGAGCAGCCTGCGCAGCACCGTGGAGCAGAGCTACCTGCCGGCCGACAACATCGACCCGGCGTACACCTCCGCGATGGACGACCTGATCGACGGCCTGGACCTGGACACCAGCACCAACCTCTCCACCACCCGCACCGGCAGCCTGCTGGACTCGCTGCTGCGCGCGGAGGCCGCGCACAGCTCCTTCGAGACCAGCGTGTTCTCCGCGCAGACCGGTGACGCCAACGCGCTGATCGAGTTCGTCCACGCGGTCGGCGACGAGCAGGTCTACACCACCGAGGCGGCCCGGTTCGACCGCTACGCGACCTCCCGGCAGAGCGCCGAGCTGGCCGGGATCGAGCAGGGCACGGCCTGGAACACCATCTCGCAGCAGTACGCGGGCCTCCAGGTGGACCCGAGCTCGCTGGTGGCCAACGGCCCGGCGGCGATCAGGGCGGCCTTCACCTCCGCGCTCCAGGCGTACCCGCAGTACCAGCAGCAGGCGGAGAGCCGGCTGCGCGTCACCAGCTCGCTGATCGGCCAGATCGCCGACCGGGCCGATCGCGCCTCGGACAACGCGTGGTGGCGGGCGGCCTGGCTGCTGGCCGGCGCGCTGGTCGCGTTCGTGCTGTGGCTGGCGCTGTCGGTGGCGATCCGCCGCTCGGTGATCCGGCCGGTGCAGGCGCTCACCGGGGCGGCCGCCGAGGTCGCGGAGGTGGCCGGGCGGGAACTGGCCCGGGTCGCCGACGACGACGCGGTGGACGCGAGCCCGCCGCGGCTGCGGGAGATGCCGGTGACCGCGCGCGACGAGATCGGCGACCTGGCCGCCGCCTTCAACCGGGTGCAGACCACCGCGGCCGCGCTGCTGGAACGGCAGGTGCTCAGCCGCCGCAACACCGCGGAGATGTTCGGCAACGTCGGCCGCCGGGTCAGCAACCTGACGGCCCGTCAACTCTCCCTGATCGACGCGGTGGAGCGCGGCGAGACCGACCCCGCGCTGCTGGACCGGCTCTACCGCATCGACCACCTCGCGGTACGGCTCCAGCGCAACGCGGACAGCCTGATGCTGCTGGCCGGTATCCGCGAGACCGGCATGGAGGCGGGGCCCACCCCGCTCACCAACGTGGTGCGCGCCTCGCTCGGCCAGATCGAGGGCTACCAGCGGGTCTCGCTCAGCGCCGAGACCGAGGTCACCGTCGCGCCCGACATCATCGCCGACCTGACCTTGATGCTCGCCGAGCTGCTGGAGAACGCGGTCGCCTTCTCGCCCGCCCGCAGCCCGGTCGAGGTGACGGTGAGCGCCCGCTCCGAGGGAGCGCTCATCGAGGTCACCGACCACGGCCTGGGCATGAGCGCGGCCCGGCTCGCCGAGGAGAACGCCCGGCTGGTGCGCCGCGAACGCCTCGACCTGGTGCCCACGAAGGTGCTCGGCCTGTTCGTGGTCGGCAGCCTGGCCCGGCGCTGGGGCGTGCGCGTCACGCTGACCCGTACGCAGGGCGGCGGCGTCACCGCGCAGGTGGCGATCCCGTCGGCGCTGCTGCTGATGATGAGCCCGTTCGCGGAGCCGAGGAAGCGGCCGGACACCGGGAACGGAGCCGGCGGCGTCGCCGGAACCGAGGGCCGGGCCGGGCGCAGGTCGTACGAAGGCGGGCCCGCGGAACTCGAACGAGGCGACCTGGCCGAGCGCGGCGAGCGGGCCGGACGGGGTCCGCGGCACGCCGCCCGGGTGCCCGAGTCGGGTCCGGCCCGCCCGCACCCGGAGCCGGGCAGCGACACGGAGGCCGGCGGCGGCGCCCGGCACGCGGCACCGAACCGCCCGGACGCGCCCGCGCCGCTCCCCCGCAGGGTGCCGCAGCGCAACGCGGCGATCAGCTCCGCGGCCGTGCCGTCCGCGCCGGCCGCACCGGTCCGCCGCCTCGGCCCGGGGCAGGGGACCGCCCCGACCGGCAACGGAACCGGGAACGGGAACGGAACAGCGCCGGGCGGCGCCGCGACCGGCGCACGGACGGTGAACGGCGCGGCGAGCGGGCCCGGTTCCGCGGGTGCCTCCACCGCACCGGGTACTCCCGCCGCGCCCGGCACACCCGCCCACGGGAGTACGTCGCCGGGCGGGCTGCGGCGCCGCGTGAAGGGCGCCACCCTCGCCACCACGCTCGGAGCGGCGGCCCCCGCCGCCCCGGCCGCCGCCGGCCCCGCCGTACCCTCTCCCCCAGACCCGCACCGCCCCGCCGCAGACGCCGAGCAAGTCCGCTCCGAGCTGGACGAGTTCGAGGCGGCGGTGGAACGGGCGCACCGCGACACCGCGGCGGCCGACACCGGCCAGAGCCGCACCACACTGGACACGGGGTTCCCGGAAGGAGCCGAAGAGTGA
- a CDS encoding roadblock/LC7 domain-containing protein, translated as MLKAHDDNALGWLLDEHLGNCPGVRFAVHMTSDGLLSSYTKTIDKDTGDKLAAVTAALRAAGLAWAEVTGRRGEPNSVRQHLIETDQWIGLTSAAAENSLLAVCAELDSDIGLISERMNALAQRVGHELVSRERRPVGEGGRAR; from the coding sequence ATGTTGAAAGCTCACGACGACAATGCGCTGGGGTGGCTGCTCGACGAGCACCTCGGCAATTGCCCGGGCGTGCGGTTCGCGGTCCACATGACATCAGACGGCCTGCTCAGCTCGTACACCAAGACCATCGACAAGGACACCGGCGACAAGCTCGCGGCCGTGACGGCGGCGCTGCGGGCGGCCGGGCTGGCCTGGGCCGAGGTCACCGGGCGGCGGGGTGAGCCCAACTCGGTGCGCCAGCACCTGATCGAGACCGACCAGTGGATCGGGCTGACCTCGGCCGCCGCGGAGAACTCGCTGCTGGCGGTCTGCGCCGAACTCGACAGCGACATCGGGCTGATCAGCGAGCGGATGAACGCGCTGGCCCAGCGGGTCGGCCACGAGCTGGTCAGCAGGGAGCGCCGACCCGTCGGCGAGGGCGGTCGGGCGAGGTGA
- a CDS encoding ABC transporter substrate-binding protein, which yields MTTRENSTWSSPSYLRLAAVAVVAAVAAPLLAGCSSSSSGDSGSDPLAGKKASGGTVVVGSNNFAESTVLAYIYGETLKSKGIKVSYKLNIGTRETTYGMMKNGTLTVMPEFNGALLSYLNPKAVATTAAATDSAITAKLDPKLTVLKDAPAEDKDSVTVNAATAKKYHLTASSSIADLASISKDLVIGGSPEFQTRQQGLVGLKSEYNVVPKSFKALDAGGPLTESALKSNNVQAADIFTTDPTISSEKFVTLQDPKSLFGFGNVLPLVYKSGLSQAGVDALNSVSAKLDTAKLLDLDTQVQTDKKDPLAVAQAWLKSIGVS from the coding sequence GTGACTACTCGCGAGAACAGCACCTGGTCCAGCCCGAGTTACCTCCGACTGGCCGCCGTGGCGGTCGTCGCTGCCGTGGCAGCGCCCCTGCTGGCGGGCTGTTCCTCCTCCTCGTCCGGCGACAGCGGCAGCGACCCGCTGGCCGGGAAGAAGGCGTCCGGCGGCACCGTGGTCGTCGGCTCCAACAACTTCGCCGAGAGCACCGTGCTTGCCTACATCTACGGCGAGACCCTCAAGTCCAAGGGCATCAAGGTCAGTTACAAGCTGAACATCGGCACCCGTGAGACCACCTACGGGATGATGAAGAACGGCACGCTGACGGTGATGCCGGAGTTCAACGGCGCGCTGCTGTCCTACCTGAACCCCAAGGCGGTGGCCACGACGGCGGCCGCGACGGATTCAGCGATCACCGCGAAGCTCGACCCGAAGCTGACGGTGCTGAAGGACGCCCCGGCCGAGGACAAGGACTCGGTGACGGTCAACGCCGCCACCGCGAAGAAGTACCACCTGACCGCGTCCTCCTCGATCGCCGATCTCGCCTCGATCAGCAAGGACCTCGTGATCGGCGGCTCGCCGGAGTTCCAGACCCGCCAGCAGGGCCTGGTCGGCCTGAAGTCCGAGTACAACGTGGTGCCGAAGTCCTTCAAGGCGCTGGACGCCGGCGGCCCGCTCACCGAGTCGGCGCTGAAGAGCAACAACGTCCAGGCCGCGGACATCTTCACCACCGACCCGACCATCTCGTCCGAGAAGTTCGTCACGCTCCAGGACCCGAAGAGCCTCTTCGGCTTCGGCAACGTGCTTCCGCTGGTCTACAAGTCCGGGCTCTCGCAGGCCGGCGTCGACGCGCTCAACAGCGTGTCGGCGAAGCTCGACACCGCGAAGCTGCTCGACCTGGACACCCAGGTGCAGACGGACAAGAAGGACCCGCTCGCGGTCGCGCAGGCGTGGCTGAAGTCCATCGGCGTCAGCTGA
- a CDS encoding cytochrome P450 gives MTSPPYADPAPATHAPGRRVPLYTEEFAADPHGAYDRMRAEFGPLVPVDLSPGVPATLVIGYPQALRILNDPQRFPADPRVWQRDVPDDCPVKPMMEWRPNALRSAGEEHHRYRGANTASLDQVNQHHLRATVEQVAAETIGQFSPTGTADLLTQYAWPIAFRVLNEMLGCPPQIGQRVADGMAAIFEGVDAAAGNVMLGQALRDLTTSKRTSPGADITSWLIGHHAALSDEEMDHQLVTLYGAGIEPTTNLITNTLRLMLTDDRFSGNLHAGSLSVRDALDELLFTDPPMASYCVSYPPRPMDVDGVRLPAHQPVVICMSAANNDPSIGAAPSRRVGNRAHLAWSNGPHACPAKSHAYLIAETALVHLVDALPEMDLAVPAEELTWRPGPWHRALTALPVTFPPVPAPPAPQS, from the coding sequence GTGACGTCCCCGCCCTATGCCGACCCCGCGCCCGCCACGCACGCGCCGGGCCGGCGCGTCCCGCTCTACACCGAGGAGTTCGCCGCCGACCCGCACGGCGCCTACGACCGGATGCGGGCGGAGTTCGGCCCGCTGGTGCCGGTGGACCTCTCGCCCGGCGTCCCCGCCACCCTCGTCATCGGCTACCCGCAGGCGCTGCGCATCCTCAACGACCCGCAGCGCTTCCCGGCCGACCCGCGGGTGTGGCAGCGCGACGTGCCCGACGACTGCCCGGTGAAGCCGATGATGGAGTGGCGGCCGAACGCGCTGCGCTCGGCCGGCGAGGAGCACCACCGCTACCGCGGGGCGAACACCGCGAGCCTGGACCAGGTCAACCAGCACCATTTGCGGGCGACCGTGGAGCAGGTCGCCGCCGAGACCATCGGCCAGTTCAGCCCCACCGGCACGGCCGACCTGCTCACGCAGTACGCCTGGCCGATCGCCTTCCGCGTGCTCAACGAGATGCTGGGCTGCCCGCCGCAGATCGGCCAGCGGGTCGCCGACGGCATGGCCGCGATCTTCGAGGGCGTGGACGCCGCCGCCGGGAACGTGATGCTCGGCCAGGCGCTGCGCGACCTGACCACCAGCAAGCGCACCTCCCCCGGCGCGGACATCACCAGCTGGCTGATCGGCCACCACGCGGCGCTCAGCGACGAGGAGATGGACCACCAGCTGGTCACGCTCTACGGCGCCGGCATCGAGCCGACCACCAACCTGATCACCAACACGCTGCGGCTGATGCTCACCGACGACCGGTTCTCCGGCAACCTGCACGCCGGCAGCCTGTCGGTGCGCGACGCGCTGGACGAACTGCTCTTCACCGACCCGCCGATGGCGTCGTACTGCGTGTCGTACCCGCCGCGGCCGATGGACGTCGACGGGGTGCGGCTGCCCGCGCACCAGCCGGTCGTCATCTGCATGTCCGCCGCGAACAACGACCCCTCGATCGGCGCCGCGCCCTCCCGCCGGGTCGGCAACCGCGCCCACCTGGCCTGGAGCAACGGCCCGCACGCCTGCCCGGCCAAGTCGCACGCCTACCTGATCGCCGAGACCGCCCTGGTCCACCTCGTCGACGCGCTGCCGGAGATGGATCTGGCCGTCCCCGCCGAGGAGTTGACCTGGCGGCCAGGACCTTGGCACCGCGCGCTCACCGCGCTGCCGGTGACCTTCCCGCCCGTCCCCGCCCCGCCCGCGCCCCAGAGCTGA